The genomic segment CGCTAAGTTAACGTTAGAAAGCATTGCAAAAACATTTGCCGAAACATCGATCTTTGCGATCTTGTTTTTAATTATTGTCATCCTCAATTTAGGTTTACTTGTTTTTTTAGCGTATCAGTACCGTGTTTACAAAAAGAAGCAAAGAGCAAACCTCACCAAGCAGACTTATAACAATGACTATGGCCAAATTGTTAATTTAAAACAGCAAAACGCTGCCAAGATAAAGGAGCTTGCTAACTTAAAAGATCAGTTAAGTGAATTAGGCCAAAAATTTAACACCACACTGAGTGAAATCATTAACAAACCACTTGTCAATGTGATTGATGAATACTTGGATGAACAGTTTAAACAAGCTGCTAATTTTCGTGAAGCAGAACTTAATGCCGTTTTAGATAGTAATGACCAGAAAACAGTGTTCCATAAGCGTTTGTTCAATAAATTTCACTTTGGTGTCGACAAGCTAGCTAATATTAATGTCAAAAATCCGCTCAATTTATGCTGGGTTGACAGCGCTAGTTTTACCGTGATTGAAAGTGATTTCCGCAAACTTAATGGTGTTGGCGGGATTAATAAAAAGTTGTTAATTGAAAAGTTAAGGATTGAAGATATTATCTTTACCAATATCGATAAGAAGTACTATGAGGTACAGATACTATCTGACTCGCCAGTAAAGGTACAAAAAACAGTGTTAACTATTCGCAACATCTTGATTAATGATTACGTGGACAATGAAAAAATTGAGTCATATGCTAGGGAAGCTAACGGTTACTTCAATGACCACTGTAAACTGATTGGTAAGCAGGTGTTAGAACGACTCAATATCTTTGAAATTAGCCCTAAACTACACAAGTTTTTTGGTTTATTAGCGTTTCGTTATTCTTTCGGTCAAAACGTTTTATCACACTGTCTGGAAACTGGTTTTCTCACCGCTTACCTAGCGCTTTTAGTTAACTTTAAACCTGATGTTGCATTAAAGTGCGGTTTGTATCATGATATTGGTAAAGCGGATGATGAAAACGGGAAGAAGAACCACACGGTTACAGGTGCCAAGATCGGTGATGAATTTTACTTTGAAAACGATGTCAAATACACAATTGCCAACCACCATAATAAAAATGTCGATAACGTATACTGTCGTTTAACTCAAATTGGCGATAAGCTTTCAGCAGGGCGTTTGGGTGCGCGCTCTGACAGTTCGGTTTTATTTAACCAACTCAAACAAGAATTAAAGCAAATTGTGGAAGAAACACTAGCACAATTTAAAACAACCATCCTTTTAGGACAAAGTGGACGCCGATTAGTAATTTGATTGGAAACCAACCAGCACAATAACATTATTGACAACCAACAGTTAACTGATTTGGCTACTACCATTAAAAGCAAAATCGTGCAAAACAACATTACTAATCGCTTTCCAATTAAGGTAGTATTACGCTATAACTTCGAACACAGCTTTGATACAAAGGACAAGAACTAGTTATGCAATACACCGTTTTAATTCCACTGTTTATTTTTATAGGAGCCATGGTGTTGTTTGGTTTTAGCTTTCAGAAAAAGCAACCACAACGCCGCATCGTTCAAATTCTGTTCTTAGCTTACTGTGTGGATTTTTTAGCACTAATTATTGCAGTGATGATGCTCACATTCTTAAGTTATGATGACTTAATGCTGGGCGTTTTAATTCCAGTATTAATCCTTTCAATCATTATGTTCTTTGTGATGATTATTGCCCACTATCCACTAATGAAACGCTTGTTTGGACATTAGACAAAACGTGTCTCATTCAAGTTGTGCACAAACTTAGGTGTTTTAAGTAGATAGTCGAAGCGTTAAAAAAGTATTTTGGGTCTTCTACTTTTTCCCTAAGTAGATGTTTTTTATTGATGTAAATAAAAGGCCAAATTTAACTCTTATGAGTTAAAAAGTTCATTTTTTAAATAACATTAAACCGGAAATTTCAATTAGTTTCCTCTTCTTCAAAAGGATTTTCCAAAAAAAGCAAAATAATGCAATTATTTTTTACTGTTAATGCGTAAAAAGAAGTTTTTGTCAAGGTTTTCTTTTAGTTCTCTATTTTTATTATGTGGAACATTGTTAAGTGCTTGCACTGGTATCCAAGCTGATCTTAGAAATCTTATTAAAGAAACCACTGGTAAAGACATTGATTTGTCTAAAGCAATTAAAACTAAAGAAGGCAAAAAGAACATAATAGCTTCTTTAAAAAATCTTACGAAGTTAATCCGAAAGATACAACAAAATTGTTGTTAGACGCCTGAAAACAGAGTTTTGAAGAGGGTAAATTAGGTATTGCGGATTTTGATTTTGACCATGTAGCTTATCCTCAAACAAATGATCCTTTCACGATGGAGCGAAAGGTTGATCATTTTCAAATGACATACCAAAGTTTTAAGGATTTGTTAGTTGAGGCTAGGCTGAGCTATACCTTTAATTGATTTGGGGATTATTCTTCAGGTGATTTCACTGCTAAGAGAGGTGACAAGCATTATTTTTATCTTTTCCTTAAAATTAAATCTGATCCAAAAAAACAATTTTCAGCAAAAAAATTTCTTACTGAAGGAGAAGCGTTTACTGATCAAGAAGGAAAACAAACTACAAGAAATTTAGAGTGAATTGAGTTTAGCGCTTCGATTAGCTGATGAACAAAAGGCAAAGATGATGTTAGTCAAAAAAGTTTGAAGAAATTTTTAGAAAGCTTTGCTACTAACACAGGCTACTCATCAGATATTAATCTCTTTAGTTATTTGGAATATTTAATTAAGTAATTTGTTGTGATTTTTTAGTTTTACTTGGAAAAAATTTAGCCACCTGCTTTTCAACTTGAACAAATGGTTTTTTATTTGTACCGCATGAATAAAAAACCAGCAACTAACTTTTACAGATTAATTGCTGGTATTCTTTATTTTGAATAATATCTACTTAGAATCTAGTTTATCTAGGCGAACATCCATTGAATCCAAGCGATTGCTCATCTTTTGCAACATTTGCAAGATTAACTGTAGAGTTTCTCCTTGAACTTTTTGCTCCGCTTGAAGTTCTTTAATTTGTTCCCCTTGAGTTTGAACAGTTTCGGTTAATTGTTTAATTTGCTCACCCTGAACCTTGATCTGTTCACCCTACGTTTTTTGCAGTTCAAACACAACATCAACTTTACCTTCAACGCGCTTCAATCGGCTTTAGTGGCGAAGTCTTTGAGCTTTTCGTCAAGCTATTGGTGAATTACAAATTCATATGTTTTTGACACCTTTTTACTTCCTGAATTAGGATCATTAGGACCTTTTGGAAATCCTGGTTATTTAGGGTTCTCAGGTTATTCTGGTTTTTCTAGAAATTTTGGCAACTTCGGAGACTTTGGAATATCCGGTGTATTCGGATTCTCAGGTTTATCCAGTTGATCTTCTATTATCGTAAAGTCTTTATCCTTAAAATAGTACTCTTAGGTAGCTTGTGCAAACCATTTCTTTGCTTGGTATAGACAATTTGAAAATTAACTCTTTCCTTTGTCCGGGAAAGGATATTAAATTCCTTTTAGGAAATAACTTTAGGCATTAATAAATTCCTCCTTTCTGTTCAAGGTTTAGAAAACTAAAACGTGCAACTTTGTTGCCAGCAAGGATCAACATCATCGTTGATCTAATAAATATATTGAGTAAAGGCATAATTTCCCTTCACTAAATAAATTGAACGCCTTATTTTGAAATGACAACAAATTGACAAATTTCTTTTTAATTAAAGAAAATTTTGGAAATTAAGAGCTAATGCTTAATTTAAAGTCGTTGAATTTAAGCCTTCTTTTTGTTTTTGAACTCAATCGAATAAATAGTTTTGGTAATAATCCAATTGCTTTTTACGCATTTCAATTTCTTTGGGAATACTTTCGGTAAGATCGTTACATTTTTTTCAAAAGCAAAGAGGATATCGGCAATCTTTTCTTGAATTTCTAGAGGTGGGAAAGTAAGTTCAATTTCTGCTAATTTACTTATTCCTAATTTAGGAATAGGGCAAGCATAATTAACAAACTTAGATGTTTGCAATCTGAGTGCATAAGCTAAAAATTTAGGATTAATTTCTTCGTTTTTTACTTTTAAAACGCCACAGTCTTGTCTTGCATTAAACTGTCCTTTTCTATAGAATACAGCACCAGCATAAGAACCTCCTGTAGTTCAAGTCACGTACTCGCCATCTCGGTCACAATCTTTAATTTTGCCAACTTCACCATCATTTAAGGTTGAAGCTGAATAAACCGGGTATTAACCGAGATTATCCTTAATATATTTTTTAGTAATTGCACGACCCCTCGAGATCTCGCAAATATCTTTGATTTTGTAAGTTTTGATTTGCACAACAGTAACAGTTTAATTTCTTTTAAAAGTCATTTTCAGCGACTGTTTTAGATTTTTCTTTGTCATCATTATTGCGCTCTTTCTGCATATTAAGTGCTTGTTGGCAAATTAGAATAATACCCAGTTATGAACCGTCCTACTCCCAATTTTGAAGCAATCGATAAGAAGATTAGTGCCTTTGTCACTAACCACGATAACTTATTGGATAAGTTACTCAAACAACAAACCGAATTGTTAACTAGTGAAATTACGACTAATTTTGAGGTAACCCAACAAATCCAGGAAGAAGTAGCCAAAAAGACGAAGCAACACTCTAAAAACTACAAGTGACTAGCCACTGTTGTTTTAGCGAACGGTGTTGTAAGTCTCTTTCTTTTAGGTGGGTTAATCTACCTCTTTAGTAAGTAGTTCCCAATTAGCTTCAATTGAGCGGTTGTTCGTCTTTTTAACGTTGTAACAAAAGCCTAAACCAGTTTCGTATTTTGGTACTACATGCATGTGGTAGTGAAATACTTCCTGCCCTGCCTTAGCCCCTTCATTGACAACATAGTTTAATCCAGCTGGTTGGAGCCGTTGTTGTAGCTTTAAAGCCATTTCTTTGGCGAGTAAACTAACCGCCTTCAAACTCTCATCATCAGTCGAGGAATAGTTAACGGCGTGTTTTTTGGGAATTACAAGCGTATGACCATCAGCAACTGGAAAGGCATCTAAAAAGGCAACAGCGTGTTCGTTTTCACCAACCTTAAAGGATTTCACATTCCCCTCTACAATTCCACAGAAGATACAGTTATTGTTTGCCATACTTTGTTTTTGCACCATAATAACGGTTATTTATAACAAAAAGCCCCCACAGGATTAAAAACATTGATGCAAAAATAGGGATTGATCAAAACCAAACATAGCTGTTATATTTGGTTTGGGAGAAGAAACCATAGACCGAGTACGAATCATGCCCGTTGTCCCATATCTTTAGAAAAGGTACTGTTTGTAAATAAAAGGCATAAAGGCTTGGGTACACCCCTGCCTTGAGTAAAAACTTACCCAATTCATGTAGCGGCTCGCGCATTTTGTAAGTTTTAAAGAAGATTCAGATAAAGCCAAAGAAGCTAGCGGGGTAAATCACGTGGAGAAACAGCTGCGCAAATGAAATTCAATCAGTTAAAGGATTACCACTAAAACTGTATGGCATTTCACTCGTAATAGTCGAAAACCAACCCTTAACGTGTTCTTCTACATTAACAAATCCAGTAACACGTGACAGTACATACAGGTTAAAAAAGATGACGGTAAAGACCAAGTAACCTGCAGCACTTAAAAACAACGCATTATTGTCAAACAGCTTACAGCGTCGTTTACAGAGGTACATTAAGACACAAACAGCGGCAATTGTGTTGCTCTGGTAGGTAAAGGTATCAAAGTTAGTAAACCAGATTAATTGTGGTTGGTTGTTATAAACCACACTGATAACAGCACTAGCTACCATTACCCCAAGGTTAAACAGGGAAAACGGCGCGAGAAAAAGTAAATAAAAGTCGCAATTATTGTTAAGATAGAAAAAACGGTAAGCGAGTCCTATTGTTTTTTTCATCGCAAGTTAGTTAACTAATACATGAGTTTTAAAAAGATTACCGAAATGATGCGCCAAGCTGAACGACAAAGCAAGCAAAAAGCGCTTGATTTCGAGCAAAAATTGTTTGAGTACAGCTATAAGAATGCTGCCATCAAGATTATCATTTTTGGTAATCTCACCATTAAGTCTATCACAATCGATCCCGCATTAATTGACCCAGAAGACAAGGTCACTTTAGAGGAGATGATTACAGAAGCTGTCAATGAGGCTGTGGGTGATGTTAAGGCCAAGTACGACCAGTTAATGGAAGAGGCTATGCCACAGATGCCTGGGCTTTTTTAAGCTGCAGTGCTAGCTTAACCATTTGTTTATCTTTAGTGAGCTGTATAAAGGTTGGAATGTTGACGAGAACTGTCAACAATACAATGGCGAAATAGCTCAACCCAAAGCTAACTCCAAAGATTAAATCAGCATTTTTTGGATCTAGCTTGAGGAACACCGCTACATTCTTGTACTCACCGCTCAGTCAATCTTCAGCCAAAATGCCGGTAGTATTACCGGTAATTTGTCCCTTAAAGATGTTAACCATCAAGGCCACATAACTGAGATATGCTAGCGCAAACACGTGGATGTAGAAGAACGAAATTAAGCTAAAGCCATCGTCTCATAAAAAGACAGCCAGACTCAACAAGAAACTCAAGAAGTGCATCATGAAGTAAACCTGGTTGTTTTCCAAACCAACAAAGAGAAATTTGACAATCTCCTCTTGTTTTAATGGAGTAAAAATTAACTCGCCAAATAAGGTTATTGCAGCACCGTAAAAACCAAAGATCGCCAACACACCCGCCACCTTTTTCTGGCGTAAAAAGATAAAGATCGGGCCGATTAAGGCAAAGAAGGGGCAGAGATCTAACAAAAAGATCCTGCTCAACCTTAGTGAATCTAAAGGAACATTTGCAACAGCATTCTTAGCCTTGGCTGCAGTGCCGTAAATATCGGGAAAAATATAGATAATTTGCCGCCCGAAAAAGACATAGAGAAAGAGAATAGCTGCAAAAACTTGTAAACAATAAAACTGGATTTTTAATTTGCGAATTAATGGGGTAAATCCCAAGATAACTAGCACCCCGGCTACTGTTAGGATGACTACAAGATAGTTAAGCGACTGCATTAATTGCTTAAAATTAAGATAATAATTTTTTAAATTTGTCTTCGATGAGCGATCGTTTAAATGATCAAGCACAAAATCGCTTGCAAAAACTCCTAAACCTCAAACAAACTGGCAACGATCCCTACCTCATTACTAAGATAGAAAACACCCACTCAGCGGCTAGTTTTCAAAAAGCATTTGCCAACCAATCTGACGCTGAGTTAAAGCAGTACCAAGTGATCTTAACCGGTCGGATTATTGCGCTCCGGCAGACCTTTATTATTATCCAAGACTTTAGTGGGAAAATGCAGTTGTACATTAATAAAAAAACTGCCCCCGAACTGTTTGAATATTTCAATAATTACATTGATTTGGGTGATCAAATAGTAGCCACTGGCCATCCAATGATGACCAAAACAGGTGTTTTAACGCTGAACGTAGAGCGATTACAAATTGTCGCTAAATGCTTACAAACCCCACCTGAAAAATGACATGGGTTGACCGATCCAGAAGCGCGAGCACGAAAGCGTTACTTGGATTTGACCTACAACCGTGCGCAGGTCGAAGTCTTTTTGAAACGCACCCAGATTATTACAGCTATCCGTACCTTTTTAAATGAAGCGGGCTTTCTA from the Mycoplasmoides pneumoniae FH genome contains:
- a CDS encoding ribonuclease Y — protein: MSAKLTLESIAKTFAETSIFAILFLIIVILNLGLLVFLAYQYRVYKKKQRANLTKQTYNNDYGQIVNLKQQNAAKIKELANLKDQLSELGQKFNTTLSEIINKPLVNVIDEYLDEQFKQAANFREAELNAVLDSNDQKTVFHKRLFNKFHFGVDKLANINVKNPLNLCWVDSASFTVIESDFRKLNGVGGINKKLLIEKLRIEDIIFTNIDKKYYEVQILSDSPVKVQKTVLTIRNILINDYVDNEKIESYAREANGYFNDHCKLIGKQVLERLNIFEISPKLHKFFGLLAFRYSFGQNVLSHCLETGFLTAYLALLVNFKPDVALKCGLYHDIGKADDENGKKNHTVTGAKIGDEFYFENDVKYTIANHHNKNVDNVYCRLTQIGDKLSAGRLGARSDSSVLFNQLKQELKQIVEETLAQFKTTILLGQSGRRLVIWLETNQHNNIIDNQQLTDLATTIKSKIVQNNITNRFPIKVVLRYNFEHSFDTKDKN
- a CDS encoding MPN270 family protein, whose product is MQYTVLIPLFIFIGAMVLFGFSFQKKQPQRRIVQILFLAYCVDFLALIIAVMMLTFLSYDDLMLGVLIPVLILSIIMFFVMIIAHYPLMKRLFGH
- a CDS encoding restriction endonuclease subunit S, with translation MNDGEVGKIKDCDRDGEYVTWTTGGSYAGAVFYRKGQFNARQDCGVLKVKNEEINPKFLAYALRLQTSKFVNYACPIPKLGISKLAEIELTFPPLEIQEKIADILFAFEKNVTILPKVFPKKLKCVKSNWIITKTIYSIEFKNKKKA
- a CDS encoding MPN272 family protein; amino-acid sequence: MNRPTPNFEAIDKKISAFVTNHDNLLDKLLKQQTELLTSEITTNFEVTQQIQEEVAKKTKQHSKNYKWLATVVLANGVVSLFLLGGLIYLFSK
- a CDS encoding HIT family protein yields the protein MVQKQSMANNNCIFCGIVEGNVKSFKVGENEHAVAFLDAFPVADGHTLVIPKKHAVNYSSTDDESLKAVSLLAKEMALKLQQRLQPAGLNYVVNEGAKAGQEVFHYHMHVVPKYETGLGFCYNVKKTNNRSIEANWELLTKEVD
- a CDS encoding DUF1600 domain-containing protein — encoded protein: MKKTIGLAYRFFYLNNNCDFYLLFLAPFSLFNLGVMVASAVISVVYNNQPQLIWFTNFDTFTYQSNTIAAVCVLMYLCKRRCKLFDNNALFLSAAGYLVFTVIFFNLYVLSRVTGFVNVEEHVKGWFSTITSEMPYSFSGNPLTDWISFAQLFLHVIYPASFFGFIWIFFKTYKMREPLHELGKFLLKAGVYPSLYAFYLQTVPFLKIWDNGHDSYSVYGFFSQTKYNSYVWFWSIPIFASMFLILWGLFVINNRYYGAKTKYGKQ
- a CDS encoding YbaB/EbfC family nucleoid-associated protein, yielding MSFKKITEMMRQAERQSKQKALDFEQKLFEYSYKNAAIKIIIFGNLTIKSITIDPALIDPEDKVTLEEMITEAVNEAVGDVKAKYDQLMEEAMPQMPGLF
- a CDS encoding DUF5378 family protein → MQSLNYLVVILTVAGVLVILGFTPLIRKLKIQFYCLQVFAAILFLYVFFGRQIIYIFPDIYGTAAKAKNAVANVPLDSLRLSRIFLLDLCPFFALIGPIFIFLRQKKVAGVLAIFGFYGAAITLFGELIFTPLKQEEIVKFLFVGLENNQVYFMMHFLSFLLSLAVFLWDDGFSLISFFYIHVFALAYLSYVALMVNIFKGQITGNTTGILAEDWLSGEYKNVAVFLKLDPKNADLIFGVSFGLSYFAIVLLTVLVNIPTFIQLTKDKQMVKLALQLKKAQASVA